Proteins encoded by one window of Calditrichota bacterium:
- a CDS encoding Re/Si-specific NAD(P)(+) transhydrogenase subunit alpha — protein sequence MQIGVPRETAPGERRVALVPDAIIPLTKLGFSIAVETGAGEPAGFQNAAYEQKGAALVSRSELFGRSDIITAVRPAFTAASELKRNQILIGAADPFGAPEAMKALAEAGVTLFALELLPRITRAQAMDILSSMATIAGYKAVLMAAAELPRMFPMLITAAGTVNPAKVFVIGAGVAGLQAIATARRLGAIVKGYDVRPAVKEQVESLGAKFVEMELESAEGEGGYAKSMDESFYRKQRELMARVVAESDVVITTAAIPGRKAPVLITADIVRSMAPGSVIVDLAAATGGNCELTRPEENVRDGAVLILGPTNLPSTVPYHASMMFSKNLQAFLKNLLNKEGNLRLDEPDEIIRDSMVIRSGEIVNPKVAEAIKG from the coding sequence GTTCCCGATGCCATAATCCCGCTGACCAAATTAGGCTTTAGCATTGCCGTCGAAACGGGAGCCGGCGAACCGGCCGGGTTTCAGAATGCCGCCTATGAGCAAAAGGGCGCTGCACTGGTCAGCCGCAGCGAACTCTTTGGCCGCTCCGACATCATAACTGCCGTTCGGCCGGCGTTCACGGCTGCCAGCGAACTTAAGCGCAATCAAATCCTGATCGGCGCGGCCGATCCCTTCGGAGCGCCGGAGGCGATGAAGGCGCTGGCGGAAGCCGGTGTAACGCTTTTCGCCCTCGAACTGTTGCCTCGCATAACCCGCGCACAGGCGATGGACATCCTCTCGTCGATGGCGACGATAGCCGGTTACAAAGCCGTTTTGATGGCTGCGGCCGAACTGCCGCGGATGTTTCCGATGTTGATCACCGCTGCCGGGACAGTCAATCCCGCCAAGGTCTTCGTCATCGGCGCCGGTGTGGCCGGACTGCAGGCCATCGCGACGGCGCGGCGGCTTGGCGCAATCGTCAAGGGCTACGACGTCCGGCCGGCGGTTAAGGAACAGGTCGAATCGCTCGGCGCCAAGTTCGTCGAGATGGAACTCGAGTCTGCCGAAGGTGAAGGTGGCTACGCCAAGTCGATGGACGAGTCTTTTTACCGCAAGCAGCGTGAACTGATGGCCAGAGTGGTGGCGGAGTCCGATGTTGTCATCACGACGGCCGCTATTCCGGGCCGCAAGGCACCGGTCCTTATCACCGCCGATATAGTCCGTTCGATGGCTCCCGGTTCGGTTATCGTCGATCTCGCAGCCGCGACCGGCGGCAACTGCGAACTGACCCGACCCGAAGAGAACGTCCGCGATGGTGCGGTTCTCATCCTCGGACCGACCAATCTTCCCTCAACCGTGCCATACCACGCCAGCATGATGTTCTCGAAGAACCTCCAGGCATTCCTAAAGAACCTCCTCAATAAGGAAGGCAATTTGCGCCTGGACGAGCCGGACGAGATCATCCGCGACTCAATGGTCATCCGGTCGGGCGAGATCGTCAACCCGAAGGTGGCCGAGGCAATCAAGGGATAA